Proteins from a genomic interval of Alteromonas macleodii ATCC 27126:
- a CDS encoding carbohydrate porin: protein MMKTPTVTRRFSGCKTGLQTALLASTAIVAATASASQSKFQDAFDFQASYTGESATNIDGGERRGSAYAGQLFVGGELDLNTLAGWKDTKIHIAMTNRHGKNLAEHYIGNSTSVQEIFGGQNTRLARFTISSSFLDGDLELEGGRTVANISFLGSELCQYFQTNAACGNPTFVFRTSNFTWWPVSSWGGHAKYWLSQKTYFHTGVYEDNTSHQDLGDHGFDWATNEATGVVVPFTLGYQTTWDNDELPRRYEIGGWYDGADYTDPVFDEEGNYAAQSGNDYAVRNGRSGIFARFEQTVTRPNPLTKEGLTLFGAVLTGTSGELIEDYYIKAGFVLRGTLASRPDDTIGFVFTRQQYSDEALEDQRILRSINGGVGTPASSQTMLELSYGYQLNDHVRIQPNVHYIINPDQFAQRDRAMALDDAIVLGLRFDVNLAALIL from the coding sequence ATGATGAAAACACCTACAGTTACCCGTCGCTTTTCTGGATGTAAGACAGGCTTGCAAACAGCGCTCCTCGCAAGCACCGCCATTGTTGCCGCCACTGCGTCAGCATCACAAAGTAAGTTTCAAGACGCGTTTGACTTTCAAGCAAGTTATACGGGTGAGTCAGCCACCAATATTGACGGTGGTGAACGCAGAGGCAGTGCCTATGCTGGTCAGCTCTTTGTAGGTGGGGAATTAGATTTAAATACGCTAGCGGGCTGGAAAGACACCAAAATTCATATTGCCATGACAAACCGACACGGCAAAAACTTAGCCGAGCACTACATTGGTAACAGTACGTCCGTACAAGAAATCTTTGGCGGCCAAAATACCCGTCTTGCACGGTTTACGATTTCTTCCTCGTTTTTAGATGGCGATTTAGAACTGGAAGGTGGCCGCACAGTAGCGAATATCAGCTTTTTAGGCTCTGAACTTTGTCAATATTTTCAAACCAATGCTGCTTGTGGGAACCCAACCTTTGTATTTAGAACCAGTAACTTTACTTGGTGGCCGGTTTCGAGTTGGGGTGGCCATGCGAAATACTGGCTTTCGCAAAAAACATACTTTCATACCGGCGTCTATGAAGATAACACCAGTCATCAAGACTTAGGCGATCACGGCTTCGATTGGGCGACTAATGAGGCTACAGGTGTTGTTGTGCCCTTCACTCTGGGATATCAAACTACGTGGGACAATGACGAACTTCCAAGACGCTACGAAATTGGCGGTTGGTACGATGGCGCAGACTACACCGACCCTGTCTTTGATGAGGAGGGCAACTATGCGGCGCAGTCAGGCAATGATTACGCTGTTAGAAACGGTCGCTCGGGTATATTCGCACGTTTTGAACAAACTGTTACTCGTCCTAACCCACTTACGAAAGAAGGGTTAACACTATTCGGTGCCGTGCTAACCGGTACATCGGGCGAGCTGATTGAAGACTACTATATAAAAGCGGGCTTTGTATTACGAGGCACACTGGCCTCACGCCCTGACGATACCATTGGCTTCGTATTTACCCGTCAACAGTACAGTGACGAAGCGCTAGAGGATCAGCGTATATTAAGAAGCATAAACGGCGGGGTTGGTACACCAGCAAGCAGCCAAACCATGTTAGAGCTAAGTTATGGTTATCAACTCAATGACCACGTAAGAATTCAGCCGAACGTTCACTACATTATCAACCCCGACCAATTCGCACAGCGCGACAGAGCCATGGCACTTGATGATGCGATTGTTCTGGGCCTAAGGTTCGACGTAAACCTAGCGGCTTTGATACTTTAA
- a CDS encoding alkene reductase, with translation MTDSVLFSSFDWAENTLQNRMVLAPMTRGRAGADRIPNKIMGDHYVQRADAGLIITEATAISEEGIGWVDTPGIYTDKMVEGWRSVVNRVHEAGGKIVLQLWHTGRASHSDFHNGNLPLSASAIKIEGDEIHTPKGKKSYEVPKAMTFDDIKRTVQDYKKAAINAKAAGFDGVEVHAANGYLINQFLDSRSNQRTDNYGGSVDNRYRFLAEVMDAVLSVWDKEHVGVRLSPNGVFNDMGADDFRETFTFVAQQLNKLEIGYLHVMDGLAFGFHERGEAMTLAEFRALFDGMIIGNCGYTKEEAEKRLSDGDGDMIAFGRPWITNPDLPTRFKHNYPLESFDDPSSWYGGGVEGYNDFETYREKSGKDAMTSLT, from the coding sequence ATGACAGACTCAGTACTTTTTAGCTCGTTTGATTGGGCAGAGAATACATTGCAAAACCGCATGGTATTAGCCCCTATGACGAGAGGTAGAGCTGGCGCCGATCGCATACCCAATAAAATTATGGGCGATCACTATGTACAACGCGCAGATGCAGGGCTCATTATTACTGAAGCAACGGCCATTTCAGAAGAAGGCATTGGCTGGGTTGATACCCCTGGAATTTATACCGACAAAATGGTCGAGGGCTGGCGCTCGGTGGTCAATAGAGTGCACGAGGCAGGGGGAAAAATCGTTTTGCAGCTCTGGCATACTGGACGCGCATCACACAGCGATTTCCACAATGGAAATTTGCCCCTGTCTGCATCAGCAATAAAAATTGAAGGGGACGAAATTCACACGCCTAAAGGCAAGAAGTCCTACGAAGTGCCGAAGGCGATGACCTTTGACGATATAAAACGCACAGTACAAGACTACAAAAAAGCTGCCATTAACGCCAAGGCAGCCGGATTCGACGGTGTGGAAGTTCATGCGGCAAATGGCTATCTCATCAATCAATTTTTGGATAGCCGCAGCAATCAGCGCACCGATAATTATGGTGGTAGTGTCGATAACCGCTACCGCTTTTTGGCCGAGGTGATGGACGCAGTATTGAGCGTGTGGGATAAGGAGCACGTTGGCGTGAGATTATCGCCAAACGGTGTATTTAACGATATGGGGGCCGATGATTTTCGTGAAACCTTTACCTTTGTTGCCCAACAGCTAAACAAATTGGAGATAGGTTATTTACACGTAATGGATGGCTTGGCCTTTGGCTTCCATGAACGAGGCGAAGCCATGACCCTTGCTGAATTTAGAGCGCTTTTCGACGGTATGATCATTGGAAACTGTGGCTACACCAAAGAAGAAGCCGAGAAACGTTTATCTGATGGCGATGGTGACATGATTGCGTTTGGAAGACCTTGGATCACGAATCCAGATCTTCCGACACGATTTAAGCATAATTACCCTCTCGAGTCCTTTGACGATCCATCATCGTGGTACGGAGGTGGTGTTGAAGGCTACAACGATTTTGAAACCTACCGCGAGAAGAGTGGGAAGGACGCGATGACTTCGCTGACCTGA
- a CDS encoding SRPBCC family protein, with amino-acid sequence MHEFKIDVTLDASLPFVFAAFHEPEYLSEWFAPGDCSVTQIMSDFKEGGRYRIKMMDPSGIEMSLTGEYVTILANEQLSFSWAWEDDMEESVMTSVDIHFEKTEEGNVRLVLIQQGFLNKQECDQHNYAWMSCLEKLAVLAAKKKSFN; translated from the coding sequence ATGCACGAGTTTAAAATTGATGTAACGCTAGATGCATCATTGCCCTTTGTTTTTGCAGCATTTCACGAGCCTGAATATCTTAGTGAGTGGTTTGCACCGGGCGATTGTTCGGTCACACAAATCATGAGTGATTTCAAGGAAGGCGGTCGCTATCGCATAAAGATGATGGATCCCAGCGGTATTGAAATGTCATTAACTGGTGAGTATGTGACTATTTTAGCGAACGAGCAGCTGTCGTTTTCCTGGGCGTGGGAAGATGATATGGAAGAGTCGGTGATGACATCAGTAGACATTCACTTCGAAAAGACCGAAGAGGGGAATGTAAGGTTGGTGCTCATTCAGCAGGGCTTTCTCAATAAGCAAGAGTGCGATCAGCACAACTACGCGTGGATGTCGTGTCTAGAAAAACTTGCCGTATTAGCCGCTAAGAAAAAGTCGTTTAACTAA
- a CDS encoding trans-sulfuration enzyme family protein, which translates to MQSENKFQNSTDVDVTHAKVLSPKRNTTQAETTQALVEEQLSHFGINAESDYGRALANTAHHLYGAQASVRQLWDITSNTLQGLDKEDRLAYFNAKKFLSFQIAKILDTLQNPFRATYQSLSSGNGSQGHYPLFDNVTALFSATPVVVRTATYVYACTEWVDDAFQGKEFTHQIYSRLLNPTNISLANAIVDMEAGPYAAEYLAWNFNSGMAAIDACLSNVLSHGDVLIVSRNVYGGVYQLLHDYFARSNRMDIRIAWFDGYDAQSFAEFMQQTKTEHASRLNNGAKMHVYLESPCNPHGYVLDVPGICELAHAQDALVMLDSTLATPLLHQPLQHKNKAARPDYVIHSYTKDLCGSGATTAGVVIGEGHRMFQPKGSSANGVDWSQTMFWDVYYIKGAFLDSEKAFDVLNGMKTLEQRMMTKVINTQVFTAFLNAHDQIRVNCHALPEHSNAGLREKQHTHGWPCTLFTVDMAPANLPRDVFVRFFDALEPAFSHQVSIGQNNTIILCPALTSHSELSSDEQKKAGIELTTMRIAMGTDNVKQLIAHFMLAAKHFIEPHVPGFCEKFMANADIDNLYLSVSERVSSQHFGSKASMDSLMKGA; encoded by the coding sequence ATGCAGTCAGAAAACAAATTCCAAAACTCAACAGATGTTGATGTAACGCACGCTAAGGTGCTTTCACCTAAGCGTAACACGACCCAAGCCGAAACAACGCAGGCTTTAGTTGAGGAACAATTATCTCATTTCGGTATAAATGCTGAGAGCGACTACGGTAGGGCACTCGCCAACACCGCTCATCACTTATATGGTGCTCAAGCAAGCGTTAGGCAGCTATGGGATATTACGAGTAATACGCTACAAGGACTTGATAAAGAAGACAGACTGGCTTATTTCAACGCTAAAAAGTTTCTGTCTTTTCAAATTGCGAAGATACTGGATACGTTGCAAAACCCATTTCGTGCCACGTACCAAAGTTTGTCGAGTGGCAATGGCTCGCAAGGGCACTATCCACTGTTCGACAATGTCACGGCACTTTTTTCTGCAACACCCGTGGTGGTAAGAACAGCGACTTATGTGTATGCCTGTACTGAATGGGTCGACGACGCGTTTCAAGGCAAAGAATTTACTCACCAAATTTATTCACGTCTGTTAAACCCAACGAATATTTCCCTTGCTAACGCCATTGTGGATATGGAAGCGGGTCCTTACGCTGCCGAATATCTAGCCTGGAACTTCAACTCGGGCATGGCTGCCATTGATGCGTGTTTATCAAATGTTCTTAGTCATGGCGATGTACTGATTGTTTCGAGGAACGTGTACGGCGGAGTGTACCAGCTACTTCATGATTATTTCGCCCGCAGCAACCGAATGGACATACGGATTGCGTGGTTTGACGGTTATGACGCACAGAGCTTTGCAGAGTTCATGCAGCAAACTAAAACTGAACATGCGTCGCGCTTGAACAATGGTGCGAAAATGCACGTGTATTTAGAGTCGCCTTGTAACCCACATGGTTACGTATTGGATGTGCCTGGGATCTGTGAATTAGCGCATGCACAAGATGCGTTGGTAATGTTGGACTCCACCCTTGCGACACCTCTACTGCACCAGCCACTTCAGCATAAAAACAAAGCTGCACGACCTGACTATGTGATCCACAGCTACACTAAAGATTTGTGTGGTAGCGGTGCTACCACAGCAGGCGTAGTTATTGGCGAAGGGCACCGCATGTTCCAGCCAAAAGGCAGTTCAGCAAATGGTGTTGATTGGTCACAGACCATGTTTTGGGATGTGTACTACATCAAAGGTGCGTTCTTAGATTCTGAAAAGGCCTTTGATGTATTAAACGGCATGAAGACCTTAGAGCAGCGCATGATGACCAAGGTCATCAATACGCAAGTGTTTACTGCATTTTTGAATGCCCACGATCAAATTCGCGTTAACTGTCACGCACTGCCTGAACACAGTAATGCCGGTTTGCGTGAAAAGCAGCATACACACGGCTGGCCGTGTACTTTATTCACGGTTGATATGGCGCCGGCAAACCTTCCTCGCGATGTATTTGTGCGGTTCTTCGATGCCCTAGAGCCTGCATTCAGCCACCAAGTGAGTATTGGCCAGAATAATACGATAATTTTATGCCCGGCGCTGACCTCTCACTCTGAGCTCAGCTCAGACGAGCAGAAGAAAGCAGGGATAGAACTGACCACTATGCGTATCGCCATGGGTACCGACAACGTTAAACAGCTCATTGCCCACTTTATGCTAGCCGCCAAACATTTTATCGAGCCTCATGTTCCAGGATTTTGTGAAAAGTTTATGGCAAATGCCGACATCGACAATCTGTATTTGTCGGTAAGTGAAAGAGTAAGTTCACAGCACTTTGGCAGCAAGGCCAGTATGGATTCACTGATGAAAGGTGCATAG
- a CDS encoding D-2-hydroxyacid dehydrogenase → MTARSSKRIELTILSDEANDIAEAIRQRIADNNDFIGADGLPLLTLKKIAQCPEDVNPETVTVLLADPDLASRIIDTCSALTWCQSTWAGNAPLLNADKKNYILTGLKGIFGKLMREYVFAYLLGHARNVKAFEQNQRAAQPIWEASKRMPLNGQTLGIAGLGSIGQALIPVAHALGMSVVGLTRSGQAVEGADAVYTPDTIEAFARACDHVVNLMPDTPSTQNMLSHEFFSALKPHSVFINAGRGSAVDDDALLQALDNGALAHAVLDVFRNEPLDPAHSFWQHPRISVTAHTAAESQPSDVADVFLENALRYINGESLNYQFDFAKGY, encoded by the coding sequence ATGACAGCAAGGAGTTCAAAGAGGATTGAACTGACTATTTTAAGCGATGAGGCGAATGATATTGCCGAAGCGATTCGCCAAAGAATAGCAGATAATAACGACTTCATAGGCGCTGATGGTCTCCCGCTTTTAACGCTTAAAAAAATTGCTCAATGCCCAGAAGATGTAAATCCAGAAACCGTTACGGTACTGCTTGCAGACCCCGACCTTGCGTCTCGAATCATTGATACATGTTCAGCACTCACCTGGTGTCAGTCTACCTGGGCAGGCAATGCTCCCCTTCTAAATGCCGATAAGAAGAACTACATACTTACCGGACTAAAGGGAATTTTCGGTAAACTCATGAGAGAGTATGTTTTTGCTTACTTGCTTGGGCATGCCAGAAACGTAAAGGCTTTTGAGCAAAACCAGCGTGCCGCTCAGCCAATATGGGAAGCATCAAAGCGAATGCCGCTAAATGGTCAAACGCTTGGCATTGCTGGACTGGGCAGTATTGGGCAAGCATTGATCCCCGTTGCTCACGCATTGGGTATGAGCGTTGTGGGTTTAACCCGAAGCGGGCAAGCAGTGGAAGGTGCCGATGCTGTTTATACACCTGACACTATCGAAGCGTTTGCCAGAGCATGTGACCACGTGGTGAATTTAATGCCCGACACGCCATCTACGCAAAACATGCTTTCTCACGAATTTTTTAGTGCGCTGAAACCCCACAGTGTATTTATTAACGCAGGGCGAGGCAGTGCGGTTGACGACGATGCGCTCTTGCAAGCTTTAGACAACGGCGCATTGGCCCATGCAGTATTGGACGTCTTTCGTAACGAGCCTCTCGACCCAGCTCATTCGTTTTGGCAGCACCCTCGTATTTCAGTAACCGCTCACACTGCAGCGGAATCACAGCCAAGCGACGTAGCCGACGTGTTTTTAGAGAATGCGCTGCGTTACATCAACGGTGAATCGCTTAATTACCAGTTTGATTTTGCAAAAGGCTATTAG
- a CDS encoding glutathione S-transferase family protein, translating to MKLYGSTTSPYVRRIRIVLASTEHEFLNLQIFSGEDRELLASRNPTLKVPCLEDDGQMIFDSRIIYNYLADKLDHEGLSWEEENQLTLIDAANDSFVQLMLLKRSDFDISEDKMYYRLQNERIEAVLDALSNQLDAGGFSGWTYPEICLYSMIDWVLFRELHSMKDYPQLLSFHEKHHDRIEITATDPRI from the coding sequence ATGAAATTATATGGCTCCACCACTTCTCCCTACGTGCGCCGCATTCGCATCGTACTTGCGTCTACAGAACATGAATTTCTTAATCTTCAAATTTTTTCAGGTGAAGATCGCGAGTTGCTCGCCTCTCGCAACCCTACGCTTAAAGTGCCTTGTCTTGAAGATGACGGCCAAATGATTTTCGACTCTCGCATTATTTATAACTACCTTGCCGATAAGCTTGATCACGAAGGGTTAAGTTGGGAAGAAGAGAATCAACTAACCCTGATTGATGCAGCTAACGACTCCTTTGTTCAGCTTATGCTGCTGAAACGTTCAGACTTTGATATTAGCGAAGACAAAATGTATTACCGTCTTCAAAACGAGCGAATTGAAGCTGTGTTAGATGCGCTGTCAAACCAGCTTGATGCGGGTGGATTTAGTGGTTGGACTTATCCCGAAATCTGTTTGTACAGCATGATTGACTGGGTACTTTTCCGTGAGCTACACAGCATGAAGGATTATCCTCAGCTGTTATCGTTTCATGAAAAGCACCATGATCGCATTGAGATAACGGCAACTGACCCTAGAATTTAA
- the erpA gene encoding iron-sulfur cluster insertion protein ErpA, with translation MSVETALPIEFSDAAAAKVKALVSEEENPDLKLRVYVTGGGCSGFQYGFTFDEKVNEGDMTIEKDSVTMVVDPMSLQYLVGGIVDYVDGLEGSRFLVQNPNATTTCGCGASFSV, from the coding sequence ATGTCTGTAGAAACGGCGTTGCCAATTGAGTTTTCAGACGCTGCAGCAGCGAAAGTGAAAGCCCTTGTTTCAGAAGAAGAAAATCCTGATTTGAAATTACGTGTATACGTAACAGGTGGTGGTTGTTCTGGCTTCCAATATGGTTTCACGTTCGATGAGAAGGTGAACGAAGGCGATATGACTATTGAAAAAGACAGCGTAACTATGGTTGTCGACCCGATGAGCTTACAATACTTGGTCGGTGGCATTGTCGATTATGTAGATGGTCTGGAAGGTTCACGGTTTTTAGTTCAAAACCCAAATGCCACGACGACCTGTGGCTGTGGTGCAAGCTTTAGCGTTTAA
- a CDS encoding polyphosphate kinase 2 family protein produces MSTTDNSQLPSSTPVLFDDFGQSRFTSKEEYKDALVKQQEKLFHVQQSYFHQKKRALIVFEGWDASGKGGAIRRITEKLDPRGVSVFPVAKPAKEDQDKHFLYRFWQHIPSPGTLKIFDRSHYGRVLVERVDKLVDEEVWQRGYEEINAFEKTLSDSGVRIIKLFMHISSSEQRERFEERLHNPFKRWKLTEEDLHNRKMRNAYVEATNDMFKHTHTRYAPWHVINGEFKWQARVNVLDAVIDKLSEGVDISPPPLDERLIALASKQLDVDEDLMSG; encoded by the coding sequence ATGAGTACAACCGACAACTCCCAATTACCTTCTTCCACCCCAGTGCTGTTTGACGATTTCGGACAGTCTCGCTTTACGAGCAAAGAAGAATACAAAGACGCGTTAGTGAAACAGCAAGAAAAACTCTTTCACGTTCAGCAATCTTACTTTCATCAGAAAAAACGAGCACTCATTGTGTTTGAAGGATGGGATGCGTCAGGGAAAGGCGGCGCTATAAGGCGTATTACTGAGAAATTAGACCCTCGTGGCGTGAGTGTATTTCCTGTGGCAAAGCCCGCAAAAGAAGACCAAGACAAACACTTTCTCTATCGCTTTTGGCAACACATCCCCTCCCCTGGCACACTTAAAATATTTGACCGCTCACATTACGGAAGAGTGCTTGTAGAAAGAGTAGATAAGTTGGTTGATGAAGAGGTATGGCAGCGCGGTTATGAAGAAATAAACGCATTTGAGAAAACGCTCAGTGACAGCGGGGTTCGTATTATCAAACTCTTTATGCATATTTCGTCAAGCGAGCAGCGCGAGCGATTTGAAGAGCGGCTGCACAATCCTTTCAAGCGCTGGAAGTTAACCGAAGAAGACTTGCATAACCGCAAGATGCGAAACGCCTACGTAGAAGCTACAAATGACATGTTCAAGCACACCCACACGCGTTATGCGCCATGGCATGTAATTAACGGAGAGTTTAAGTGGCAAGCAAGGGTTAACGTACTTGACGCCGTTATCGACAAACTCAGTGAAGGCGTAGATATCTCTCCGCCTCCACTTGATGAGCGTTTAATCGCGCTAGCCTCCAAACAACTAGATGTCGATGAAGATCTAATGAGCGGCTAA
- the minE gene encoding cell division topological specificity factor MinE, whose amino-acid sequence MGIFDLLKKKQKPSTAAVAKERLQIIVAHERKKRTEPDYLPMMQQEIIQVIRKYVTIADDQVSVQLDNNDDCSVLELNVTLPDSNN is encoded by the coding sequence ATGGGAATTTTCGACCTGCTCAAAAAGAAGCAAAAGCCAAGCACCGCAGCGGTCGCCAAAGAGCGGTTACAAATCATTGTTGCGCACGAACGTAAAAAGCGGACAGAGCCTGATTACTTGCCAATGATGCAGCAGGAAATTATTCAGGTAATTCGCAAATACGTGACGATTGCTGACGATCAAGTATCAGTACAGCTAGACAATAACGATGATTGCAGCGTACTTGAATTGAACGTGACTTTGCCAGACAGCAATAACTAA
- the minD gene encoding septum site-determining protein MinD, whose translation MAKIIVVTSGKGGVGKTTSSAAISTGLALAGHKTVVIDFDVGLRNLDLIMGCERRVVYDFVNVINKEASLKQALIKDKRTENLFILPASQTRDKDALTVDGVQAVLDELKKDFEFIICDSPAGIEQGAQMALYFADEAIVVTNPEVSSVRDSDRILGILQSKSMRAEKGEPVKEHLLLTRYNPSRVESAEMLSVADVEEILAIPLLGVIPESEAVLKASNQGQPVILDEEANAGQAYADAVKRLLGETVPHRFLEAEKKGFFKRLLGGK comes from the coding sequence ATGGCAAAGATTATCGTAGTAACCTCAGGAAAAGGTGGTGTAGGCAAAACTACATCGAGTGCAGCAATAAGTACGGGACTTGCGTTAGCAGGCCATAAAACGGTGGTGATCGACTTCGATGTGGGCTTGCGAAACCTTGATCTTATCATGGGATGTGAACGCCGCGTTGTTTACGATTTTGTAAACGTCATTAATAAAGAGGCCTCACTTAAACAGGCACTAATTAAAGACAAAAGAACGGAAAACCTTTTCATTCTTCCGGCATCACAAACTCGCGATAAAGACGCGCTTACCGTTGATGGTGTGCAGGCCGTATTAGATGAGCTTAAGAAAGACTTTGAGTTTATTATCTGTGATTCGCCAGCGGGGATTGAGCAAGGCGCACAGATGGCGTTGTATTTCGCTGATGAAGCCATTGTGGTTACTAACCCTGAAGTGTCGTCTGTACGTGATTCAGATCGTATTTTGGGGATTCTTCAAAGTAAATCGATGCGCGCAGAAAAGGGCGAACCGGTTAAAGAACACCTTTTATTAACCCGTTACAACCCAAGCCGTGTTGAAAGTGCTGAAATGCTAAGTGTCGCAGACGTTGAAGAAATTTTGGCGATTCCACTATTGGGTGTTATTCCAGAATCTGAAGCGGTACTTAAAGCATCTAACCAAGGTCAGCCGGTTATTCTTGACGAAGAAGCTAATGCAGGACAAGCTTATGCTGACGCTGTAAAACGTCTGCTAGGCGAAACTGTTCCACATCGTTTCCTAGAAGCAGAGAAGAAAGGGTTCTTTAAGCGTCTGCTAGGAGGGAAGTAA
- the minC gene encoding septum site-determining protein MinC translates to MTETCFRMKGTTLTSIVLEVIDFEPDNFEAQLSQKVASAPQFFTRSSLILHLIKPLSATEFELLVALCRRLQLQPMAVKGEVAELKPTINDLGLADVSQSKFTDSALRSNKANGSENNNGSGENPSQTAQQDQTVSAPPKSEPAPAAATTLKPAKVINRPVRSGQQVYAEGGDLVVTASVSEGAELLADGNIHVYGTLRGRALAGVKGNTGARVFCQSLDAELISIAGQFIMHETVKGECWKKPAQVYLEEETLRIEPLA, encoded by the coding sequence ATGACAGAAACTTGCTTTCGCATGAAGGGCACTACGCTCACCAGTATTGTGTTAGAAGTAATAGATTTTGAGCCAGATAATTTTGAAGCTCAGTTATCTCAGAAGGTCGCGAGCGCGCCGCAGTTCTTTACCCGTTCCTCACTGATTTTACATTTGATAAAGCCTTTATCTGCTACAGAGTTCGAGCTGCTGGTGGCGCTATGTCGTCGATTGCAATTACAGCCCATGGCCGTGAAAGGTGAGGTGGCAGAGCTGAAGCCCACCATCAATGATTTGGGGTTAGCCGATGTAAGCCAAAGCAAATTTACAGACAGCGCACTTCGTTCGAACAAAGCGAATGGTAGTGAAAACAATAACGGAAGCGGCGAAAACCCGTCTCAAACCGCACAACAAGATCAAACCGTTTCAGCGCCGCCAAAAAGTGAACCGGCTCCTGCAGCCGCAACCACGCTCAAACCTGCCAAAGTAATTAACCGTCCGGTACGTTCTGGTCAGCAAGTCTATGCCGAAGGCGGAGACTTGGTGGTAACGGCTTCTGTAAGCGAGGGGGCTGAGCTGCTTGCCGATGGTAATATTCATGTTTACGGCACCCTGCGCGGCCGCGCGTTGGCAGGCGTAAAAGGCAATACGGGAGCCCGTGTATTTTGCCAGTCGTTAGACGCGGAACTTATTTCAATTGCAGGGCAATTCATTATGCACGAAACCGTAAAAGGTGAATGCTGGAAGAAACCTGCACAAGTATATTTAGAAGAAGAAACATTACGTATAGAGCCGTTGGCTTAA